ttgttcatttatccTTTTCTTTCTGCTCCTTCTCCTTTTTGTCTTTCTCAGCTTTAGCCTCCTCAGCCTCGTGCTTCTTGATCAGCACTTCCACCTCTTTCTGTTTCAGCACCTTGATCTTCGTTTTGCCGTCCTCACGTGTCAGGGTGGCAATCTCCACTGAAACGCGACGGCAATGACAACAAACGTGAAACCACTGTGGAAGCGAAGAAACCACTGGTACGACGTACGTTCCGTTGGTGGGCGTTTTAAGCTCACCTTTCTCTGCAGAAAGCTTGCTGACATCCATAGTTTTGTTGAGAACTTTGACGGCCAGAGCCAAAGCCGAGGACAGAGTCATCTCTCCCTCTTTGTAGTCTTGCTTCAACATGGAAACTGCGGCCTGAGCAAGGTTcaagaccaaaaaaataaataatcatgcaGAGGAAATAGATTCATGGTACATAGTTGAAAATGGGCTGTCATTAGATCTTACAGCGCTGTTGTTGCCGATGCATGTTGCCTTCCAGCCTCCATAGTTACCACTGGGGTCGCTTTGGTACAACTGGAAGCCGTAGTGTTTGTCCCAGCCCATGTACAAGAGAGACACACCGAACGGCCTCTTTCCTGTCAACAGAAACCAGACATGACAAAGACAAACTAAATCTATTTCATAAAACACTTCTGCTATTTGTATATACAGTGTCCCACTATCTAGCAGTTCATCATTCACACCCTCGTGCTTTATCGTGGGTTTTTAATACTGCTAACAAACGTTAACCTTACCAACATATTTGacatacaaaatggatggatgcacttCCAGTCCAAATTTAAACTAGAAACTGAACTGGAAACAGAGGTTACCTATTACCTGTCAATGCATATCTGATATAATTGAAGTATGCAAACATCTGTCTACATGCCCTAAAAAGCAAATATGgttaaagacaaaaacaaaaaaagaccttTAGCTACTACTACTGCAACACCATGTCACTCAGTTGCTGTCGCAGTAAGAAGTTACAACGCATCCAGAAAGTCTTCACAGTATGtcgcttttttttaatatacattttccaATGTTCCAGCTTTGCtcaatttaaaattgatttttttccccctcaaagtTCCACAAAGTCCAGAATGACAATGTAAAAAACATTGACACAATTTTCCACACAGCAGAACAGATGAGAGTTGTGAACTAACATATAAGCAATAAATACAGATGAATACGCTTGACAGTCTTTAAGTTGATGTCTAAAGCCGAGTATATGAGCAACAATTGTCACTCACTGTTTTTTTCTCACCATCTGTGGTGTCTTTCACATTTGAAAGATCAGACACTGTGTACAATAATCCTCGACTATTCGTGTGCGGAACTGGAGACCATTTTATAGAGCACCAAAAACAGAAATACGCGAGTGAATACGCAAATAGCTCATGATAAATTCTATAGGGggaatgcaaaatttaaatttgcTAATAGTGAACCACAAACATGCAATGGATTACTTTGCTTTGTCCTGCTAAGGTCTACATGGGTCATTTGCAGATTGTAATAACAGGCTATGCGATGACAGAGCCTGATGGAATCCTGCAGCTTCATGAAGATACACATGAAGATCTGCCCAAGCTTCCTACCTCCAAACTGAGTATATGCCTGCTTGATGTCACACAGTGCTGTCACCAACTGCTCACAGGGGATTGGCTCCTGGTACTGTAATAAATACctgaagaggaaaaacaaaacttttggcTCAAGTCAATGCAATGTTTCAGACTTAATTTAAGAGATGGAACATTTGGaaccataaaaagttaatcatAAGGCAAGTTTTGTCTGAGCCTCACCTCTGTGCAATTAGGCGCAGTTCATTTGTCAGCACATTAGCATCTGATGTGATACCTGCAACACTGCAAGCCATGTCTCTGGGGTGTGGGGGGGTAAACAAGAATTATGATGACTATGCTTTGTTCTTGAACTTACAACgcagtgttaaaaaaatgggAGCTCAAGCAC
This portion of the Vanacampus margaritifer isolate UIUO_Vmar chromosome 4, RoL_Vmar_1.0, whole genome shotgun sequence genome encodes:
- the psma4 gene encoding proteasome subunit alpha type-4, whose translation is MSRRYDSRTTIFSPEGRLYQVEYAMEAIGHAGTCLGILANDGVLLAAERRNIHKLLDEVFFSEKIYKLNEDMACSVAGITSDANVLTNELRLIAQRYLLQYQEPIPCEQLVTALCDIKQAYTQFGGKRPFGVSLLYMGWDKHYGFQLYQSDPSGNYGGWKATCIGNNSAAAVSMLKQDYKEGEMTLSSALALAVKVLNKTMDVSKLSAEKVEIATLTREDGKTKIKVLKQKEVEVLIKKHEAEEAKAEKDKKEKEQKEKDK